The following is a genomic window from Paenibacillus sp. FSL R5-0766.
AGATCGCATCCGCGCCACCTCGTACAGCTGCCCGGGCTGTCGCCGTAATATCCGTGATATTCGGCGTGAGCTTCACAATCACCGGTGTGGTCGCCACTTCCTTCACCCACATCGTCTGTAGTTCGACCAGGTCAGGTTGCTGACCAGAGGCGGCTCCCATACCACGTTCGGCCATGCCATGCGGGCAACCAAAGTTCAGCTCCAGGCCGTCGACACCGACAGCCTCCACCTTTTTCACAATCTCATGCCACTTCTCCCGCGTAGGTTCCACCATCAGTGAAGCGACAACCGCACGATCCGGGAAGCGTTTCTTGGTCTCGGCAATCTCCCGCAGATTCACTTCCAGCGGACGATCGGATATCAATTCGATATTGTTAAACCCTGCCACCCGCTGCCCACCAAAATGAACCGCCGCGAAACGCGAGGATGTATTGATAATTGGTTCACCCAGCGTCTTCCACACCGCGCCACCCCAGCCCGCCTCGAACGCACGCTGGACCTGATATCCCGTATTGGTCGGTGGTGCAGAGGCCAGCCAGAATGGATTGGGTGATCGAATACCTGCCAGATTAATGGATAAGTCAGCCATAACGATCCCTCCTTGGTGTTGTTTGAACTCACTGGTTACACTGGACACTCCGATGACAGAACAACCTTCCGATCGCTGTTATCCCCAGATTTTTTTGATTCCTTTTATAAAGGGAAAATCCGGGGATAAAGGCGAACACTCCGTTTCTTCAGGTTCTTTCTGTCCTCTCCGTTTTGTGTAAATGTTTAGTTCAATTTTTATCGTTGTACTGGATATTTGGTCGTGTTTAGGATCTCTGCGTAGTAATGGGGTTTCTGGATAGTACGCACCTAAATTCTAACGAACCGTAGAGCTCTTATTCGACTCATTTGCGGCACTTTCAAAATCTAACGAATCGTAGAAAGCTTATATTGCTGTAATAGCTCATTTCGGCTTCATTTCAACGATTTTTATCAAAATAAGACGTGTGAGATTCATTAGATTTTTCAACCCTCCATAAATTCCCACTATAAGTTGTGTAGGGTTCTTTAGCGCGTCAGGGGAACGAGGATTCGATGAACTGCTCATGCCGTCTCTTCCACCTGTCCAGGCAATGCCTTCATGACTGCGGCAGCAGCCAGCTTACCCTGCTGTGCAGCCGAGACAACCATCGCTTCACCCTGGCCCTGACCAAAAATAACATCTCCTGCCGCATAGATCTGAGGATGCGAGGTACGGTACGTATGCGGTTCGATCTCAACGACGCCCCATTGGTGACGCAGCCCGAACGCTTCAATTAATGGTAATAAACGATGCTGCCCAATCGCCCGGATGACCGTATCACATTCAATCATGAACTCCGATCCTTCTACAGGCACAGGCAACGCACGCCCACCGCCAGGCGGGGTAATCAGCTCCATTTTCACACATTCCACAGCTTGAACCCGACCGTTCTCGTCTCCAATAATACGCTGCGGCATCGTAAACCAGCGGAACTCCACACCCTCCTGCTTGGCAAACGTATATTCAAACGCATACGCCGTCATCTGGCTTTCCCCGCGCCGATATAACATCTGCACCCGCTCGGCACCAAGACGTACCGAACAGGTTGCTGCATCTACCGCCGTATTGCCCGCGCCAATAACGGCGACCTTCAGACCATTCAGCGCGGGTGGAACACCCTGCTTCGTAGACTCCACCAGTTCAATCGCATCATAGACACCTTCCAATGTCTCCCCTTCAATGCCCAGCATAGGTACTGAACCCATGCCACAGGCTAGAATGACCGCTTCATGCTGCTCCAGCAACTGCGTAACAGGAATATCCACACCGATGCGCACACCATAACGAATCTGCACACCAAGCACTTCTACCTGCTCCACTTCCCATAGCGCAACCGATTCGGGCAAACGGAAAGATACGATGCCGTACGTATTCAGCCCGCCGCCTTTGGGTTTGGCTTCATAGATCGTCACCTCATAACCTGCGCGCCCCAGTTCACGAGCCGCCGATAATCCCGCTGGCCCGGCTCCTACAACAGCAACATTTCTCCCATTGGTGGGCGCTGCCTGGAATAACGGCTCATTCTTGGCTCGTGCCCAGTCAGTGGCGTAACGCTGCAAGTCACCAATTCGAATCGGCTTTGACGATTCATTTAGCACACATGCGCCTTCACACAATTCCTCTGTGGGACAGACGCGTGCGCAGCTGGCTCCAACCGGATTTGCATCCATGATGGTGCGGGCCGAACCTTTCAGGTGCCCTGTTGATATTTTGCTAATAAACGAAGGGATGTTGATATCAGTTGGACAGGCCTTGATACAAGGTGCATCGTAACAGTACAGACAGCGGTTTGACTCCTCCATCGCTTCCTTTCCTGTCATAGCGGGTTTCATCTCGGCAAAACGACTCTCCCACCCATAATCGGATAACGTTGTTCCTGAGCTGTTCATCAATGTCATGCACCTCCTGGAGAATGATCTACGCTATCTAAAACAATCTTACGTGCATTACACATGCCACCCCGCTGACAGAATCACTTACCGATCACTCGTTGCTGCTTCCTACAGACTAACCAGATGTTCGTACGTTTCCGGCCTGCGATCCCGGTAGAATTGCCACACATTACGCACCTCACGAATCATCTCCGTATCCATCTCGCCAATAACGACCTCATCCTGATCCCTGCTGCCGATCGCTACCATTCTGCCTCGCGGGTCGACCAGGTACGACTGTCCATAAAATTCACCCATATTCCATGGCGCTTCCACGCCAACCCGGTTGATGGCCGCTACATAATAGCCGTTAGCTACCGCGTGAGCAGGCTGTTCCAGTTTCCACAGATATTCCGATGTACCCGCAACCGTAGCGGACGGATTGAACACTATTTCAGCCCCCGCCAGTCCAAGCAATCGTGCACCTTCCGGAAAATGACGATCATAACAGATGTACACACCAACTCTGGCGTAGGCCGTATCAAAAACCGGAAACCCGAGGTTACCTGGTTTGAAATAATACTTTTCCCAGAACCCATTTGTACCCTCACCTGCTTCCACATGCGGGATATGATGTTTGCGATATTTGCCCAGATACGTACCATCTGCATCAATGACAGCTGCCGTATTGTAATACGAAGCAATGCCCTCCACCTCGTACACAGGTAAAACAATCACCACCGCGAGCTCCTTCGCCAGCTCCTGAAAACGTCTGGTCGTTGGTCCTTCCGGCACAGGTTCAGCGGATGCATACCATTTGGGACTTTGCTCTGTACAAAAGTACGGTCCATAGAATACTTCCTGCAACCCGATGATCTTCGCCCCTCTTGCAGCAGCTTCACGGACCAGCACAATGTGTTTCTGAACCGCGGCCTCCTTATGCACCTCAACGGGAGCCGAACCTTCAATTTCATGAGAAGCCTGGATTAATCCGATGCTGATTTTGCTCATAACGTCACAACGCCTCCTCGGGTAAAATGATTGGTTGGTTCACGCCACTGCACATCCTCCGAATGGTGCGATATAACACTTCCGTGCCCAGTCCAATATCCTCCGGGGAGGAATATTCGCTGGGATGATGACTGATGCCGTCTTTGCTGCGGACAAAGATCATGCCATAATCACACACAAGCGAAAGGGCCAACGCATCATGGAACGGACCACTCATCAGTTCTGGCAAAGTAACCCCGATCTCTTCCGCGGATGAACGAATAACCGACATGATTGGCTCTGCACAATACCGCGGCTCACTATTCGTATCCTCTGTCAGCGAGTAGGTTAGACCATATCGGAAGCTCACGTCATCCAAAATGTTCATCAATCGGGCTTCAAGCCGGTTCCTGCGCTCCATCTCCATGTCTCGCAAATCCACCGTGAAGCTGACTTCCTCCGGAATGATGTTCCGTGAGTCTGGAAACACCCTCAAACTTCCCACCGTACCTACGGTTGGTGCTCCCGGGTCTTCTCTCACCATATCGTCAAAAGCCGCAATGACTTTGGCGCTGCCTACCAAAGCATCATGCCGCATCCCCATCGGAACGGAGCCCGCATGACCCGCCATGCCTTTCATCGTCACCGTAAGCCACAACGGGCCCGAGATGCCCGTCACCAGACCTACTGGTGCATTCAACGCTTCCAGCACCGGCCCCTGCTCAATGTGCAGCTCCAGATAACTGCCAATGGAACCTGGCGGATAGATCGCTTCTTCAAAATCCGAAGGAGAACAGCCGAAGGCTTCCAGCGCCTCCCGGCGGGTCACTCCGTTTTTATCCTGCCGCTCCAGTTCGCCTTCTTCCAACTGACCGGTTATGCCACGCGAGCCGAACAACCCTTTGTTAAAACGGGAACCCTCTTCATCGCAAAAGGCAATCACCTCAATCGGCATAAGAGGCTGAATGCCATTTTCGATCAGGCATTGCACGGCTTCGAGTGCGCCGAGCACACCGATCGCTCCATCATATCGACCGCCGTAGGGCTGAGAGTCAATATGGGAACCAATCATGAGGATCGGCAGCGCCTGATCCGCACCTTCGAGACGACCAATCAGATTGCCGAAGGCATCAAGTCTAGTCGTCAGACCGGCCTTTTCCATCCAGAGACGAACCTGAATGATGCCATCCATATCTTCCGGGGTCAGGGCAAGTCGGCAGACACCCGTCTCCGCGATTCGGCCAATCTGTGACAACTGCTCAATTCGCTCATTCAGCCGATGCTGATTAATGACTTTGCCTCTTGTGGTCTGCACCCTTCCTCGCCTCCTTGCGCTTATTTATCGCGTAATGATATGAAAATCTCCATCTCGCTTGCTAAACCGTAAACGTCTGTCGTACCTGTGTGTTATCCATCTATGGCAACTAACCTGCGTCCAGACTACGTAGCACAACGAGCAAACTTCCAGCGATCAGATCCAGCTCCTCCTCGGTGGTGACAAATGGTGGGGAGATCGTCAGAATGTTTGCAAACCCCGGCACGGTATCGCCATTCTTGCCAATCAGAATGCCGTCCCTTTTACAACTGGCGAGCACCTTCATCACTTTGTCCGCCTCCGCAGGAGAACCATCAGCTTCAATCAACTCCACCCCACAGGCGAATCCGAATGAACGGATATCCCCCACAATGGACAGCTCCAGCAAAGGTTCCAGCTTCTCACGAAGCAGGTATCCCAGTTCCTCCGCGCGGCTGACCAGATTCTCTCGTTCCAGAATCTCCAGATTCGCCAGTGCAACTCGGCAGGAAACGGGATTCCCGCCAAAGGTATTCACATGGCGAAAATGGGTATCCGGGCCGGGTTCCCGGAACGTGTCATACAGATCGGCTCGCACGGCCGTTGCCGATAGCGGCGAATACGCACTGGTCATGCCTTTTGCCATCGTCACGATATCTGGCTGTACGCCATAGTTCTGATGACCAAACTTCTGCCCAGAGCGGCCAAAACCACAGATTACCTCATCCACAATGAGCAGTACTCCATAGCGCTGACAGATCTCTTGTACGGTACGCATGTAATCTGGCGGTGGGACAATCATGCCGCCCCCTGTAATCACCGGCTCCATAATTACTGCGGCAACCGTCTCAGGACCTTCCCAACGAATCACCTCTTCATAGATGGTTGCACATTCGAGTCCGCATTCATCCTTTTTTCGTCCAAACGGACATCGGTAACAATATGGTGGCGGAACATGAGAGAAACCTACGCCGAGTGGCTCGTATTTGATCTTGCGAGCGGCTTGCCCGGTGGCGCCCAGTGCGCCCATGGAGTTGCCGTGATACGCACGGTGACGGGAGATGAATTTATGCCGTGTAGGCTCACCATTCTGATGGTGATACTGACGGGCTATTTTGAAAGCCACCTCATTTGCATCTGAACCTGAGTTGGAGAAGAATATTCGATACTCCCCCTCCAGCCATTCATTCAGCTTCTCCGCCAGCAAAATCGCCGGTTCATGACTCTGCGTCATCGGTACATAAGCGAGTGCTTTCATCTGTTCGTAGGCACTCCTCGCAATCTCCTCCCGGCCATGCCCCACATTCACACACCACAGTCCAGACATCGCATCCAGATAACGTGTACCATCCTGATCGGTGATCCAGCTGCCCTCTCCACTTACCGCAATCATCGGATGATCGTTATGAGGTGAGATGTGATGCCATACGTATTTGCGATCTTTCTCCAGCCATTCTTCCTTCGTACCGCCAAGAGGCTGAGGCTGCTGATCCACAGAACTCATTCGTCATCCTCCTCTCTTTAAGCTGGACCTACAGACTTTACACTCACCCACTCCGATTGCAGTACCATCTTCCGATCGCTGTTATCCCCAGATTTTCTAGATTCATTTTTTTCCTTAAGGAAAAATCCGGGGATAAGCGTATGCTTCCGATGCAGCTTTCTTTCAGAAAGCTTTTAGGCGCACGCTTCGCTTCTTCAGATTGGTTCTGCACTCTTCGTTCTTGTGTAAATGTTCGTCCATGCTTATTTCACAGCTTCTTCATAGATGCTTTTCTCCAGCGCTTCATCCAGGTTGGCAGCTTTTTTGATCAAGCCATAGTTCAGTGCAATATCCGCAGTTCGGGTAAATGACTCATCCACAAAACTGCCAACTTGCTGCTCCGTAAATCCTTCCGGGCGAATTAGCTTTGCAATCTCTTCCAGCATCGTTACCTGATGCTCGCGGGTGGTGCTGCCCTCCGTCACATTACTCATCACGATATCCACCGTCTCATCCTGTTGATCAATGGCGTAGTTCCAGCCTTTCAAAATGGCACGGGTCACTTTGACCGCAAGCTCACGGTTGCTGTCTACCCAATCCTTTTTGGCAATCAGAGTGTCCTCCAGCATGCCAACACCGGCATCTTCAATGTTGAACACATCCAGATCGGATTCTTTCATTCCACTTTCCAGCACCACGTGATATTCGTTATAGATTGTTGCCGTCGCCACATCCACCTGGTCATTGAAAAACTGATCCATTGTGAAGCCCTGCTTCACCAGTTCAATATCTTTCTTCGGATCGAGTCCATTCCTCTCCATAAACGCGAGCACCTGAAACTGCTGACTGCCAAACCAGGTACTGACCTTCTTGCCCTTCATCTGAGCCGGATCGGTAATGCCTAGGGACTTCTTGGCAATCAAACGATAGCTACTCTTCTGTGAGATCTGCGCGAGCGAGACGAGCGGCAGACCGTTATCCCGGCTGACCAGCAGACTGTCCACTCCCGTGATCCCCACATCGGCCGCGCCATTGACCACCTGCTGCTCAATCACGATATCCGGACCACCCGGAATAATCTCGGCATCAATGCCTTCATCTGCAAAAAAACCTTTCCCCTTCGCTGCATAAATCCCGGCAAATTGCGCCTGCGGTACCCATTTCAGTTGAATTTTCACTTTGGTTAAGGGTTGATCTGCTTCGCCCGCCCCTCCTGAACTCGCAGCGACAGGCTCAGCCGCCGGCTCGGACTTCGTAGAACATGCGCTCAGCACTGTAACAACCAACAGGACCAATACCAGCAAACCCGGCTTCAACGTTTTGTACATGTACAGAACAACCCCCTGTTTATATACGAATTTTCAAGCATCAGTCCGTGTTCAAAAAGTCTGCTTTTCAGTACCGTGGACTTTTTGAACAACCTCAATCACGTATTACGATCTATGGATGGTTGGTGTCCTAATGTACGTTATTGATCTGTGCGTGCACGATTCCACGGAATGAGTCGCTTTTCTGCCAGGACAACCGCTTCATACAACACAATGCCGAGCGCGGCTGCGATGACAATGCAGGACCAAGCCAAAGGCATGTTCGCCAGTCGAATCTGATCCGAGAGCAAGTACCCGAGCCCCTGGGAGGCGATGAAAAATTCACCCACAATGGCCCCGATAATACTGGTCGACATATTGATCTTCAGACCGGCGAAGAGGGAAGGCAGCGCATGAGGCAGTCTCAGCTTCCAAAAAAACTGCATCCTGCTCGCGGCTAGACCACTCAGCAGATCACTGTACTGCGGCTGAATGGAAGTCAGCCCTTTGAACAGGCTGACGGCCATGGCGGCCATCGTAATCACCGTGACGACTGCAATACGAGACCAAATCCCATCACCGAACCAATTGTTCATAATCGGGGCAAGGGCCACGATCGGAACAGCATTAAGTGCAGACAGAACCGTAACCGCGGCCCTGCCGCTTGTTGGAAAGAACGATGCACCCGCTGCCGCCAGAGCACCCAACAATGAACCGAGCAAAAAGCCTCCCAGCATTTCGGTTCCGCTGTACATCGCATATCGAAAGAGCATATTGGCATTTTCCTGAATGGATGCCGCAATGGCGGAAGGCACGGGCAGTTGGTAGCTTTCCAACGAAAATATCCAATGAAACACCCTGAGCTGCCAGAGGGCGAGAAATAACACACCCGCACCCCAAGGAAGCATGCTCAGTACAATTGAGCGCCTGCGAACGCTGGTACCCAATCTGGCCTTTTCGGCTTGTCCCTGTTGTCCGTGAATTTCTGATCCTGAAGCAGATGTTATCTGTGAACCCGTGAGGGGCGTAGCCGCGCCAGTTACAGCAGCAATAGCCACACCTTCATCACGCTTCCGTTGCAAAACTTGACCTTCACTCATGTGGCATCCCCTCCTTTGGCCCTGAATTCAGGCTGCCAAGGGGTCAGCCAACGTTCAGCCAGACTGATGGCCAGATACGAAATTAGGCCAATGCCAATGCTAAGCATGATGGTCGCCCAGAACATGCCAACTTGGGCATGACCGTAATATAACGAACTGACCATCAGGACACCGAGTCCGTCGGGAGCGCCCATCAATTCCACAACGATGGAGGAAGTCACCGCGAGCGGAGCGGCTATTTTCAACCCGGAAAAAAGTCCCGGCAGTGCTGAGGGCAGCAGACATTTGATATATCGTGCAGTCAGTGAAGCTCCACAGGAACGCATCAGTTCCAGGTGCTCTGGTGCTGTACTTTTCAATCCTTTTAACGTATGGATGATGATGGGGAAGAAAGTGACATACGCCGCCATAACAATTCGGGCCCACTCCGCGTTGTGGATGATGCCGTACACGATTGGTGCTAGACCAATAACCGGAACCATCTGAGAGGAGACTACATATGGAGATAACGTGCGTTCCAGCCAGACAGCCGCGCTCATGAGCAGCGCCAGACCCAGACCCAGCAGCGTTCCCCCTGCGAAACCAATGGCTGCATTGCCAAACGTGACAGCCCCCTGCTCTGCGAGCGTACCCGAGTAACGAAACAGGGCTGCAAGGACTTCGTGCAGATAAGGAAGGCGAGATGCCGCCTGCTGGGGTGACAAGAACAGTTGAAGCATCCAGGCGATTCCTTCCCACAGCACCAATATGGCCATAATCCAGATGACGACCCAGGAGCGATATCCTGGTTTAAAGAACCGCAGAGACATGAGATTCATCACGCTCCTCGTAGAAGCAATTACGAATGGTTGTGATCATGTGGTAGAAAGCTTCCGTTTCTCTCAGTTCACTATGG
Proteins encoded in this region:
- a CDS encoding ABC transporter permease subunit is translated as MSLRFFKPGYRSWVVIWIMAILVLWEGIAWMLQLFLSPQQAASRLPYLHEVLAALFRYSGTLAEQGAVTFGNAAIGFAGGTLLGLGLALLMSAAVWLERTLSPYVVSSQMVPVIGLAPIVYGIIHNAEWARIVMAAYVTFFPIIIHTLKGLKSTAPEHLELMRSCGASLTARYIKCLLPSALPGLFSGLKIAAPLAVTSSIVVELMGAPDGLGVLMVSSLYYGHAQVGMFWATIMLSIGIGLISYLAISLAERWLTPWQPEFRAKGGDAT
- a CDS encoding ABC transporter substrate-binding protein, with translation MYKTLKPGLLVLVLLVVTVLSACSTKSEPAAEPVAASSGGAGEADQPLTKVKIQLKWVPQAQFAGIYAAKGKGFFADEGIDAEIIPGGPDIVIEQQVVNGAADVGITGVDSLLVSRDNGLPLVSLAQISQKSSYRLIAKKSLGITDPAQMKGKKVSTWFGSQQFQVLAFMERNGLDPKKDIELVKQGFTMDQFFNDQVDVATATIYNEYHVVLESGMKESDLDVFNIEDAGVGMLEDTLIAKKDWVDSNRELAVKVTRAILKGWNYAIDQQDETVDIVMSNVTEGSTTREHQVTMLEEIAKLIRPEGFTEQQVGSFVDESFTRTADIALNYGLIKKAANLDEALEKSIYEEAVK
- a CDS encoding nitrilase-related carbon-nitrogen hydrolase is translated as MSKISIGLIQASHEIEGSAPVEVHKEAAVQKHIVLVREAAARGAKIIGLQEVFYGPYFCTEQSPKWYASAEPVPEGPTTRRFQELAKELAVVIVLPVYEVEGIASYYNTAAVIDADGTYLGKYRKHHIPHVEAGEGTNGFWEKYYFKPGNLGFPVFDTAYARVGVYICYDRHFPEGARLLGLAGAEIVFNPSATVAGTSEYLWKLEQPAHAVANGYYVAAINRVGVEAPWNMGEFYGQSYLVDPRGRMVAIGSRDQDEVVIGEMDTEMIREVRNVWQFYRDRRPETYEHLVSL
- a CDS encoding NAD(P)-dependent oxidoreductase, coding for MNSSGTTLSDYGWESRFAEMKPAMTGKEAMEESNRCLYCYDAPCIKACPTDINIPSFISKISTGHLKGSARTIMDANPVGASCARVCPTEELCEGACVLNESSKPIRIGDLQRYATDWARAKNEPLFQAAPTNGRNVAVVGAGPAGLSAARELGRAGYEVTIYEAKPKGGGLNTYGIVSFRLPESVALWEVEQVEVLGVQIRYGVRIGVDIPVTQLLEQHEAVILACGMGSVPMLGIEGETLEGVYDAIELVESTKQGVPPALNGLKVAVIGAGNTAVDAATCSVRLGAERVQMLYRRGESQMTAYAFEYTFAKQEGVEFRWFTMPQRIIGDENGRVQAVECVKMELITPPGGGRALPVPVEGSEFMIECDTVIRAIGQHRLLPLIEAFGLRHQWGVVEIEPHTYRTSHPQIYAAGDVIFGQGQGEAMVVSAAQQGKLAAAAVMKALPGQVEETA
- a CDS encoding M20 family metallo-hydrolase → MQTTRGKVINQHRLNERIEQLSQIGRIAETGVCRLALTPEDMDGIIQVRLWMEKAGLTTRLDAFGNLIGRLEGADQALPILMIGSHIDSQPYGGRYDGAIGVLGALEAVQCLIENGIQPLMPIEVIAFCDEEGSRFNKGLFGSRGITGQLEEGELERQDKNGVTRREALEAFGCSPSDFEEAIYPPGSIGSYLELHIEQGPVLEALNAPVGLVTGISGPLWLTVTMKGMAGHAGSVPMGMRHDALVGSAKVIAAFDDMVREDPGAPTVGTVGSLRVFPDSRNIIPEEVSFTVDLRDMEMERRNRLEARLMNILDDVSFRYGLTYSLTEDTNSEPRYCAEPIMSVIRSSAEEIGVTLPELMSGPFHDALALSLVCDYGMIFVRSKDGISHHPSEYSSPEDIGLGTEVLYRTIRRMCSGVNQPIILPEEAL
- a CDS encoding aspartate aminotransferase family protein translates to MSSVDQQPQPLGGTKEEWLEKDRKYVWHHISPHNDHPMIAVSGEGSWITDQDGTRYLDAMSGLWCVNVGHGREEIARSAYEQMKALAYVPMTQSHEPAILLAEKLNEWLEGEYRIFFSNSGSDANEVAFKIARQYHHQNGEPTRHKFISRHRAYHGNSMGALGATGQAARKIKYEPLGVGFSHVPPPYCYRCPFGRKKDECGLECATIYEEVIRWEGPETVAAVIMEPVITGGGMIVPPPDYMRTVQEICQRYGVLLIVDEVICGFGRSGQKFGHQNYGVQPDIVTMAKGMTSAYSPLSATAVRADLYDTFREPGPDTHFRHVNTFGGNPVSCRVALANLEILERENLVSRAEELGYLLREKLEPLLELSIVGDIRSFGFACGVELIEADGSPAEADKVMKVLASCKRDGILIGKNGDTVPGFANILTISPPFVTTEEELDLIAGSLLVVLRSLDAG
- a CDS encoding ABC transporter permease, yielding MSEGQVLQRKRDEGVAIAAVTGAATPLTGSQITSASGSEIHGQQGQAEKARLGTSVRRRSIVLSMLPWGAGVLFLALWQLRVFHWIFSLESYQLPVPSAIAASIQENANMLFRYAMYSGTEMLGGFLLGSLLGALAAAGASFFPTSGRAAVTVLSALNAVPIVALAPIMNNWFGDGIWSRIAVVTVITMAAMAVSLFKGLTSIQPQYSDLLSGLAASRMQFFWKLRLPHALPSLFAGLKINMSTSIIGAIVGEFFIASQGLGYLLSDQIRLANMPLAWSCIVIAAALGIVLYEAVVLAEKRLIPWNRARTDQ